DNA sequence from the Armatimonadota bacterium genome:
GATCCGGTGATCATCCTATTGGGTGAAAGCGCTTCTCCCGAGGCTGTGGCTGCGATGCGCAGGGAGCTTGGGCTCGACCGCCCGATCTATGTGCAGTATTTTCGGTTCCTCGCCAGCGTCGTGCGGGGAGACTTCGGCGACTCGTTGCGGTACCGCCAGCCCGCCCTGAGCTTGTTCATTGAGCGCCTGCCTGCCACCCTTGAACTGGCCGCCGCGTCGCTGGCGGTGGCGCTGGCCGTGGGGCTGCCTGCGGGCGTCGCCGCAGCCCTGCACCCGCGCTCGGTGTTTGACGCAGCCGTGCGACTCCTGGCGCTGGTCGGCCAGGCCGTGCCCGGCTTCTACCTCGGGTTGGTGGCGATCATCGTCTTCGGTGCGCATCTCAAGTGGCTCCCCACAGGCGGGCGGGGTACGCCTGCCCAGCTGCTGTTACCGGCGGTGACGTTGGCAGCCTATCAGATGGCGGTTGTGGCCCGCTTCGCGCGTGGCGCCATGTTGGAAGCGCTGGGGGAAGACTACGTACGCACGGCACGGGCCAAGGGGCTGACTCGGGCTCGCGTTGTCACAGTACACGCCCTCCGGAACGCGTTGATTCCCATTGTGACTGTCCTGGGGATACAGGTCGGCACCCTCCTGTCGGGTGCTGTGGTCACCG
Encoded proteins:
- a CDS encoding ABC transporter permease; amino-acid sequence: MGFLIRRLVQLVIVLLGVSAVVFGIVRLTGDPVIILLGESASPEAVAAMRRELGLDRPIYVQYFRFLASVVRGDFGDSLRYRQPALSLFIERLPATLELAAASLAVALAVGLPAGVAAALHPRSVFDAAVRLLALVGQAVPGFYLGLVAIIVFGAHLKWLPTGGRGTPAQLLLPAVTLAAYQMAVVARFARGAMLEALGEDYVRTARAKGLTRARVVTVHALRNALIPIVTVLGIQVGTLLSGAVVTETVFSWPGIGRLAVQAIYARDFPVVQVTVMATAVIFVVVNLVTDVLYVLIDPRIRIAE